One Glycine max cultivar Williams 82 chromosome 8, Glycine_max_v4.0, whole genome shotgun sequence genomic window, gAAACAATCagcaagataaaaatagaaacattataaattaactgaaaaagaaaaatgtgatttaaaaaataaaacatcaaaaaggatatataataagttaaaaagttaataagataaaaaataaacacacttgctaaagttaaattaacaacacataataataataataataataataataataataacaacaacaaaattatagCAGCGGGTCACTCGATTATTATTAGTAATAATAACCAATCTCCCTTTTAAATTTGTggcactttaaaaattatttatttttcacatgggATATATTTTCATTCCAGCATTATAATAGATTTGTATTTAGAATTGTATATTTATATGTGtatagtttcttttttaaataacactGATATTCGAGCACTATGAATTTATATAAGAAATCCTCTTTTGTCATGTCTATTCCCATTGTCTGTAGGATTATTTTTAGTAacactttatttaattaaagaccAAACCTTATTTTGTAATCATCAAAGCTCAGGggaacataaatatttaactttgtgtATATCATTTACGTTGAATTATCTATGTAGCCTTATGctcgtaattttttaatttgcaaatgCTTTGACCAGTTCTTTTGTGGCATGAAGTTTTGTAATATGGAAGATGATATAACCAACAAAGTTTCCTTTATACACAatcaaataagaagaagaaaaattaactttcttttcattttctctcctatcaaAAAATCATCTCAATTTtcactctttatctttctttttccttccacTTTTCTCTCCCAAACTAAGCATAACCTTAAAGTAAACCACTAATTCTCCTGAGACGGATGACCATAGCCGATACATGTGTAGAAAGTAGTTTGCCCTTTGTCTGCTGATCTCATCTGAAATtagaatgattaaaataaataaatttagactGTTAAATAAGAGCTTCAAATTGAATTGGCAAATATACATTAAAGATACCAGTCTAGTATAATAGGTAGCTTCCCCATGGCCACATTTTTCACATTTCTTGTTGACCTGTCAAAAAACAATAACATTTAAACATACAAAAATCTGCTAAAAAAACTACTAAGTATTGCAGGATGCATCACCTTAGAATATTCCATCACCATATGTTCCTCAATTATTTCCATTCCAAGCTCTCTTCTGATATCCTACCAAGCACATGATAACATAAGGAACAATTGCCAATACTcaacataaaatgaaatatgttcATGGTTACGATGAAAAAGTCATAATACTTAAATCCAATTTGGTAGTGTGTGGATCCAAAATCAGTGCCATAAGAAACCTTTTCTATAATATCAAAGTAATGGTATGATGAACTCAAGAGTCTCTTTCCTCCACTGAGTCCAATAACTGCAGCAATAGCCATTATATCCTTTCCTAGCCACTATGTACGATCACCATCAATTTTGCCTATTATAACAATGATCCTAAACAGTATCCACTACTCCTTCTGATAAACCAaaggatataaaaaatattaattattgtaataatataaataatgaattattCAAGATTTCCTTTATAAAGAAGATTAATAATATACCTAATttccctatttacattcaatcattttttttgttgttttggggATTCggcaaaatatatcataatattgAAGGAAGCAAAGATGCAAGAGGgacacattatttttaattcaggtGCGGAGAGAAGagtaaatgaaagaaattagatATCATTCAAACTACCAGTGAGAGTTAGAAAGAGCATACTCTGGACTCTAAATTCATTAGAACTGCAGACTTCGTGGATACCTTGGCACGGTCAAGCTGTACCTGTGTAACTACCATTGCAGGAAGCCTATATTCAATTTGGCACATATCAGGATTCACAGCAAGAGACAAAAAGCAACGCAGATCAAACCTTGTCCTAGTGATGCACTTGTTATTAATTCTCTGGCTGCTAAATCCACAGCTTTTGCCACAAAATCAGAGCCCTATATTGATGCATAAGAAAAAGCActaaattttgatatataaaGCAATAACTACTATTGTAAAAAATTCCAAAGAGCctaaaaggaggaaaaaaaaagagaaagttgtcATGGTTACACGGAATCCATATAGCAAGAGTTGAGCAATTATTATATAGTTGTAATTCTTCCCTAATTCAGGGAAACCATTTGAGTCATCAGCATTAAATCACATCTAAGAAGAGCCTACAGATGCAATTTTTACCTCCCCTTTACTAATCACGACTGATTCCTTTGCTCTTTTTTTCCAAGAATTCTTGACAACCTCAGCCAACATATCATTGGAATCCCTACCCGGCTTTGCATGTTAACACTGGCTGCTCAAGGCAACCAATTTGACCTATTAAAGCCTGCAACAATACATTAATATTATCAGCCAATATGTGTGCAtgatttaggaaaaaaaatgggaaaataGAGCAAGGCAAAGAATGTGTTTAAAAGAATTGAGAAATATCAGTAAAGTACTAAGCAATTTCTTTAACTATATATCAACGTTCCAACAAAAATACTTGTATGCATCAAAAACCCCAGGTTTGTCGAggtaaatgtataaaaaaggGATAAATTTTAGCGGATGGCGAGgagttatttttcaaaagaatgaaACAGGTAcatacattataattttttatatcaagggatgcaatttaaacatttttttaattaaatacaaaatattgactAAAAGAATGAAACAGGGAAGCAAAAGTTTGCAGCCTCATCAAATAAAAGTGAATAATTAGTACAATGGATATATTATGAAATGATAGAAGTTCTTGTTTAATGTAAAAATACATCCCCATGTGTGTAACCCTTAGTTGCACCCaccatatcaaaatcaaaataaaaaattcaaacaaaacttTAAATGAATAAGAACAAATTAACAATACCCCACATTATCTTCTTAGTATATGCCACGACAACAAATTAGCAATACACCACATCATTTTTAGCATCAATAATGCAAGAAAGAGATCAATGCTCTTAACCATCAAGTCTCACGGGAGGCTAACAATGGTTGGCAGAACACACAAAAGTTAAATGTGATTGGCTTTCTCATTTGTCTCTTTACTGATGCCATTTTCCCTAAAGAATGCTTATCCACACCAGTGCTGTTTATCCACGTCCTAAGCCAAACTTAAAAGGAGGACTATGATTTAGGTGCATTAGTTACTCGAACCCATTAAAAGAAGTGAaccaatcaaaataaaataaagtgtgCTTCTTTTCTACTGCTTGAGAagcaaaatgttaaaaataattgcCCAAAGAATTTCCTTCATATGTTATAAACTTAAAATAGATATTAGAGACTATTTAATTTCAAAGTTCACTCGGtcattataacaaaaaaaaggacatccaactaaataataataataataataataataatagcttCTAAAATGGTCTCTATAAAAactcacatttttcagaatcttgaaatcactttttttaaagCTTTTGACTAACAATAGTTATAAAGACTTTAAGCACAGGCAATGGAACCAAGTCAAGGGAGTACCTTTTTAATCTTCTACgaccttttttggttttctttgttATCACCACCTACACACACCAGGAACctcaaagaaaaatttcaaagttCACTCGGCCAttataacataaaaaaggacacccaactacataataataataataataataataataataataataataataataataataataataataataataataataaaagaaaataaaaaaaacacaaactaagAGAGAGCAAGAAAAAAACCTGCGCTTCTTCCTGTTGAACAAAAAACCTGGGGCTTCTTCCTGTTGAAcaatagattaaaataattaaagaatataaatgATATCAATACCAATCAATTGTTACAATGATTATCATCAAAGTCTTGCATGTATCATTCATTAGACACCCAGCGTGGAATTTGCAGGATGCGCACTGATGCACatgaatttttaagattaaaaactaaaacttcatttaggcatttcatcaaacacaTAACTTACAACCCATATGGGGaagatgacaaaaaaattagctcgggaaaataaaaaaggaaccaaaaacaGAGTTGaaaaatcagtaaaaaaaaactattattaagaagcaaacatgcataacaacaaacaaaattagaaccttgcaaataaaaacaaatagcaatgaaacaaacatgcataacaacaaaagaggaaaaaacatGCTTGTTGGATGCTTCTTCGTTGATAGCCCgacaaaataaaaaggaaccaaaaacaaaattgaaaaatcagtaagaaaaaatataacactGAGATGTTAATGCTATAAAAGGACACTCGTGAAGAAAACTACAAAGCAGTGAAACCTGATAATCTTCTGAACTGAGAAGAAGCCATGGCAGTGAGAATAAACTGCTCCATTCAAAACACCCTCTGTCTCCTTAACCCTCCCTTGTTTTCCCTTCGTTACAGAGCTTTTCCCCTGAAGCTGAAACCTCAATTGCATTTTCGTCAAAACCCCTCTCGAGGAGCTttgttttgagagagagaaagcttCCAAGTTGTACAGAGAAAGAAagtgagtgagagagaaagagaaatgagTCTTTTGCCACGGGAGAAAgagaaatggaaaaataaaaagaaaactgaaaagaCTTGGGATGAAGATTGGAAAAGGAGACACCTGCAACAATACGTGGAGCAACCAAGGGagtgaaaaatgaaaaggtTAGAAAAGAGGACATCTGGAACAATACGTGGAGCAACCAAGGGAGTGGGAAATGAAAACcctaaaagacaaaaaaaccaAGGAAATGGACCAAAAAACACATGGCAGCAAGGTGACAGAAAACCAACCCAACCTAGAAGGGCATAAatgaccaaaaaacaaaaaacttggaCAGGTGTCAAGCTCTCAGCTATGGGTATTTTgaccaaaaaaccaaaattttggACAGCTGTCAACCTCTCAGCTATGGGTATTTCAATATTTTccatttacttcttttttagtatatatatattgattttacaCATGCAGCGGACATTTTTTCTCactttcattttcatatatACAAGTTACAAGATATGAAAGCAACATAACTGTTATATATGGAAACAAGGGGTTTTAGCCTAGGCCCTTTACAACATGTGCTTGGCCTTGCAACCTCTCCCTCATAGACACACATTACCACCTCCACAGTGATTGTGGGACTAAAAAGAACTTAGAAAGTCCACGGAAATTAGGACCACTTGGAGCAAAAGGAAACCATAAATTCTCTTACCTATGGCTAAGCCAAACTCTTCTTATAAAGTGTAGAAACAATGCTGAGTGTTGTTGGTCTCAATCACTACCAAAGCTTGCAAAAGACAATGCAATAAGGGCCTTATCCATGGGCTCTTGCGAACTCCATCCAACAACCATGATGCACATGGATCTTCAACTTGGTTTCTACATTAGCCAATTAATATAAGTGATGTGGATTGTTCTACATTAGTAGGTCCTTGCATGTCCTTATTGCcatatcttttaataattaagtcactttatttatttatcggAGTTTTCTAAGTTGTGAATCTTGATTCCAAAACATCAACCACATCaaataatgatgaaaataaCCCAAACATTTGATTAATTAAACGAAATAATAAGAAGATGAGTCAATCCTTTGCGATGGTTACGATAAGATTTCAATGAATTTTCATTTGGTTATCATATCTCTAGgatattaaaataacataaaaatcttattatcattttgggggggggggggggtgttgtCATTCCAAAAAGGGGccataaaagggaaaaaatgatGACATTGATGGTTTCATTTGTGCAAATAAGAGCATGACCATTCTTAGATGTtttgacatttttataaattcttGAAGATTTAAGCATGGTCGGGCTCTTCAAGGGCTTGATTCCAGTgcctttttaagttttttcatatttttttacttatgcCTTAGTTATtccacacttaaaaaaaatgtgagtttGGCCaataaatttagtaaaaaataaatataggtGAAAACTCATACTCAAACATGCATAAAATTTCAGTTTGACTTATTTATCATACTACGTTGGTTCAACTTATCATAGGTAGGCCTTTGTGTGTTATGCGTATGCATGGCATGGGACGAGACGAGTTTAGTCTCGTCAATCCCCGCCCCCAATTCCCCAAGTTCTTTTTTTTCGTCTCcgatcttatcttttttttattcataaaaatagagaaaataagataatttttttttgtaattggaCTGAATCTATTACcatatgttaaattaaaattttcaagtaaaaattgtttgatctcatttattttaataacttaaaGAAATAGTAATCATGACACCTTGTTTACCAATGTTGAAATTCCAAGTGCTTAGTAACAGATTAAGTAAAAATTGCTtgctctcatttattttttgagctcaacatgaaattaaataaaaattgtacaCAATTATAAGATAAGCAATAATGTTATGAATAAAATAAGCATTAAtccattaaaattaataataggaACTAGGGTATTGTAAGGTtataatagtaatttaaaatatttattgtatcaGAATAGTAGTGGGATAGGAGCGGGGGTGGGGACCAACATACCCGATCCCATCCCCGAACCTAACTTTCTCAATCGAGAAAAACCCAAATTCAACCTTGGTCAACTCGGTTTTTTCCATCAAAGTTGGGGTAGGTCTAGGTCTATCTCCGTGGGGACGGGTACACTTGCCATGCCTTGTTGTGTGAAGGGAACCTAGAAAATGTGTGGCATTCCTTTATTGATTGTTCACAAGCCCAAGCATGTTAGGTAGAGGCAAATCCCTGACAAGTTGTTGAACCTTTCCTATTACAAGCAAAGAGCCTCATCGAGCTTATTTTCTTGATTATGGACATGACTAATGCTCAACAAAGATCAAAGATTGTTATGCTTCTGCGGAGACTCCTAACTAGGTGGTTACAAGAGTAAaggatgttggacaagtgacctcaataacttaagagaggggtgaattaagtttcaaaatttctactaataaacttttaacccccttctaaatgtaggctcaaaatgcagaaaaagaaacatcaatcaatttaattatgttcTTTATGTAACTACATgtctcgtcgctacgatatcaccactctaataactcaagaaattaaattctttttctttcttttatgaaaactccattatttttgcttatgaaaatcatagtaaatttgaatttcacatatatatatatatatatatatatatatatatatatatatatatatatatatatatatatatgtccccAAACACGCACCAATGTTTAACCGAATAcatgaatattaatatagtaGCTCGGTACACATCATACACATAATGAAGATTAAACCAGTTCgtagatataattaaatctgtgaTTTATATccttaatccaaaaaaaaaatcatgaaccaCTATGGAgggttgattaacaaaacacaactttcttcccaaaataatcccaacgtcatcacgtcggcttggcGGCTTCTCAACAGAATCTCATCCCTGCACCCTACtattgtcattctgctcccacaaacaaggttcgcgatcatcacaggtatcaaccacacgatacaaaattgcaagggtgagttcattataaaaagaaccaatgttaaatccaaataatcataattagcaagaaaacataagcaaacatcatgagcttacacaacattcattatccaacactcacatccaacaattgttcattgtccacattcaacaattactcatcatccatattcaaaaattactcatcatccatccatggatccaatcaagactgTACAGAATGATgaatgcacctgactcaactctcagatgcaatgtggtacgtaccaacaaccaaatcctaggaaatagcctaagcgtgtccacacaacactctcacttaggaaaccatTCAGAGTTCGTCGAAGCCACCCGGTTGCGCACGTAACTGCccccccataggtgatcagcctggggccCAAAGGAGTTCCTTACCAGGTGACAAGTCCCctcagtacaaagtacactctgCCATAATTATTCTATTTCTCGTGTCATATGAGCTATGAACATGGCCAAAAGCAAGTGTCAAAGACCATgaaccaattaaagcgcctaagcatccccttagaactgcttagattctttaaccactttaGTTTCCCACACAAGGAAcgtccgacaaggtcaatgcaccccccataaacatacactacatacgacgtatgaacgtggccaaaagcaagtgtcaaagaccatggaccaattaaagcgcttAAGCATCCCCGCAgcgaatgcttagattctttaaccacgctTGTCCCCACGAATGGGCCAttcgacaaggtcagtgcactccgccccccatgaacatacacaacatgcacttGTCAATGCAttttccaacatcatcaacattccatCTCAATGACATCACCAATAACCACAACAACCTCATTCCATATTGACATAaccatcaataataacatcaattcatgttgacatgatcaccattaacaacgtcatctcaaatcaatatcatcgtaaatatcaacatcactacatatcaattaaagtcacCAATAGCAACATCGACAATGAGTCGCATtccacatataaatatattttccatgCATGAGGTTCGCACTCCctaggtcttcaaacaacacaagtttaataaacaataatgttattcatcaacaatagataTATCGCATCTCATTCgttaaaaacatagtttttcttgaaagaaaattagcatgcaatagggacaggcgatattctcatagctaggttccctgaccctaactatggtgtcaaaacggtaaattttataatgactcccctcacctatcatgAGCTCTCCGTCAGTTCCTCTTTGTGTCACTTAGAGGTCTCTCTCTCGTTCGCGCTTGTCGGTCCAACGCAAGTCTCTATTACGCCAAAACGAAAGGAatttagtatggatttcaaaaacaaggtcaaAGGTAACATTCAGGGTCAAATACTCCTGTCAAAATATAAAGGGCTGAGGGGTGTTTTAGATTCTACAAATGgaaacatcattttaaaattccgatcacgccaatgtgactggGGTTCAATGAATGCCACAAAAATAacctcaatgttataaaaagataacttttacaatgtctcattctctaggatttttcaaaggaagtataAAAACAACCTATTACAGTACCTAACacataagagacactaagaggaactcaaCTAGTTAGGagaaggcttagaagtcaagatcaCCTCAGAGAAACTATGAAATGGagga contains:
- the LOC100813507 gene encoding DNA-directed RNA polymerase I subunit RPA12 encodes the protein MLAEVVKNSWKKRAKESVVISKGEGSDFVAKAVDLAARELITSASLGQVTQVQLDRAKVSTKSAVLMNLESRDIRRELGMEIIEEHMVMEYSKVNKKCEKCGHGEATYYTRLMRSADKGQTTFYTCIGYGHPSQEN